A region from the candidate division WOR-3 bacterium genome encodes:
- a CDS encoding glycosyltransferase family 39 protein, producing MTSRPAVRRSEYGPGRRMPAGAIGWLLLVASGLAVGTFVWVALRRMGFPFELEWMEGGMLESVRHILAGRPLYATPSLEFTTFIYGPLYYYVSAAFAQVFGTSYLALRLVAFLATIACFGLTWLIVFRETGRVVPAVCAAGLLAAAYPLTGFWYDIARCDTLFMALFLAAVLLLRATRPGWGHVIAGLLVVLSFYAKQTALFLTVPLAVYLVFHLRWHSLWFVGTALGGIGFTVLALNIVFHGWYRYYIFTLPSAHAWAPIHYTGFWSSDLGRMLPSIILTVLLFRARARFRIPHATGFYLALFVGLVAGAWSSRFHTGGFLNVLIPAVCGLALGSGLGYSALLDIAAEVKPVPRVVAELILGATFLTQFGLLIYNPGRQIPSARDLAAGEEVVARIREVPGEVYCPAHVNLPVRAGKGSYAHMAALQDILRGPDSPVRKTLEAEIEQAIAGRRFAGIVLDELGLAGPSRFLGNVDQYYRVARCPLFSDTGALHLRVGHRSRPAILYVLKSEFSDTAAAQGR from the coding sequence GTGACTAGTCGCCCGGCGGTGCGAAGGTCCGAATACGGCCCGGGCCGGCGCATGCCGGCAGGAGCCATCGGCTGGCTGCTGCTGGTCGCTTCGGGGCTTGCGGTCGGGACGTTCGTCTGGGTCGCGCTGCGCCGGATGGGCTTTCCTTTCGAACTTGAGTGGATGGAAGGCGGAATGCTGGAGTCGGTACGGCACATCCTTGCCGGCAGGCCGCTCTACGCCACGCCCTCACTCGAATTCACGACGTTTATCTACGGCCCGCTGTACTACTACGTGTCCGCGGCATTTGCCCAAGTCTTCGGGACCAGCTATCTGGCTTTGCGCCTTGTTGCATTTCTTGCCACGATTGCCTGCTTCGGTCTCACTTGGCTCATTGTTTTCCGCGAGACCGGCCGGGTTGTGCCAGCGGTCTGCGCCGCAGGTCTGCTTGCTGCCGCGTACCCGTTGACCGGCTTCTGGTACGACATTGCGCGGTGCGATACCCTGTTCATGGCACTGTTTCTTGCTGCCGTACTTTTGCTGCGTGCCACGCGGCCCGGATGGGGTCATGTTATTGCGGGGCTTCTCGTTGTGCTGTCGTTTTACGCCAAGCAGACGGCACTGTTTCTCACGGTGCCATTAGCTGTCTATCTTGTCTTCCACCTGCGCTGGCATTCGCTCTGGTTTGTCGGCACGGCGTTGGGTGGCATCGGTTTCACCGTTCTTGCTCTGAATATCGTCTTTCACGGCTGGTACCGTTACTACATCTTCACCCTGCCGTCGGCGCACGCCTGGGCACCAATCCACTATACCGGGTTCTGGTCTTCAGACCTGGGCCGGATGCTGCCCTCGATCATCCTGACCGTGCTCTTGTTCCGGGCGCGAGCGCGGTTCCGCATCCCGCACGCTACCGGGTTCTACCTCGCGCTGTTTGTCGGGCTTGTGGCCGGCGCGTGGAGTTCGCGTTTTCACACCGGTGGATTCCTGAACGTGTTGATTCCGGCAGTATGCGGGTTGGCGCTTGGATCTGGACTGGGTTACAGCGCACTGCTTGACATTGCGGCTGAAGTCAAACCAGTGCCAAGGGTGGTCGCAGAGCTTATTCTGGGCGCGACGTTTCTTACCCAGTTCGGGCTACTCATCTACAACCCGGGCCGGCAGATTCCATCGGCCCGGGACTTGGCTGCAGGTGAGGAGGTTGTAGCCAGAATCCGTGAGGTGCCGGGCGAGGTGTACTGTCCGGCTCATGTTAACCTGCCAGTCAGGGCCGGCAAGGGCAGCTATGCCCATATGGCAGCATTGCAGGACATTCTGCGCGGCCCGGACAGCCCGGTGAGGAAAACATTGGAAGCCGAAATCGAGCAGGCGATAGCTGGCCGCCGGTTCGCAGGGATAGTTCTCGACGAACTTGGTCTTGCCGGGCCATCGCGCTTCCTTGGGAATGTTGACCAGTACTACCGCGTTGCTCGCTGTCCTTTGTTCAGCGATACCGGTGCGTTACATCTGCGCGTCGGCCACCGGTCGCGGCCGGCCATCCTCTACGTTCTCAAGTCTGAGTTCAGCGATACCGCCGCGGCTCAAGGGCGCTGA
- a CDS encoding CsgG/HfaB family protein: MTATAWWLTAAGCFSASQMAALQVPANFAKSPSLDSKQVWRVAVFPPAEQADVTEPASSALYDYAGMVLMRTGRFSLVDRSAVDKLLAEQQFSYTGVVDPGTAARLGKLLGAEAVMIINITKVRHDPFWDDSPEQRDAELQVKIVSVETGEVLYSAVGQGSNFEGAAGALRMALETALYPLSRK, translated from the coding sequence TTGACAGCCACCGCCTGGTGGCTTACCGCAGCCGGGTGCTTCTCAGCTTCCCAGATGGCCGCACTGCAGGTTCCGGCCAACTTCGCAAAGTCGCCCAGTCTTGATTCAAAGCAGGTGTGGCGCGTCGCGGTATTTCCGCCGGCCGAGCAGGCTGATGTTACCGAGCCTGCGAGTAGCGCGCTGTATGACTATGCCGGGATGGTGTTGATGCGGACCGGCCGATTTTCACTGGTGGACCGATCGGCCGTTGACAAACTTCTTGCCGAGCAGCAGTTCTCGTACACCGGCGTGGTTGACCCAGGGACTGCAGCCCGACTGGGCAAGCTTCTGGGTGCCGAGGCAGTCATGATCATCAACATCACCAAGGTTAGGCACGACCCATTCTGGGACGACTCGCCCGAGCAGCGCGATGCCGAGCTGCAAGTGAAAATTGTCTCGGTCGAGACCGGCGAGGTTCTTTACTCAGCGGTCGGCCAGGGGTCGAATTTCGAGGGCGCGGCCGGCGCACTCAGGATGGCACTTGAGACTGCGCTATATCCGTTGAGCCGCAAGTGA